The Clostridia bacterium region GGTATCTTCGTGTTTCCTGCAAGAGCGCTTGGTAAGACCGAAAAAGCGAGCAAGATCTGGGGCTGGGTCTCGGCATGGGCGTACCTGTTCGGCTGCATCGCTGGCGCGGCATTCTCCGCCATGTACGTTGGCATCTACCTGAGCGTCAGCTTCCCCGCGCTTGGCAGCGTCGGAACGATTATCGCAATCGGCACGGTCATCCTGTGCGGCATCCTGAACGTCGTTGAAATCTCGGCGATGGGCAAGATCAACACGGTGCTGACGGTCGGCCTCGCGATCTCCATGCTGGTCTTTATCGTCACCGGACTTTCCAGCGGCAAGTGGGACGGCTCCGCTCTGATGCCGTTCTTCACACAGGGCCTGGAAGGCACGTTCGGCTTCATGGGCGCAATCCCGATTGCGATGGTCGCGTTTGGCGCAATCGTAGCGGTGTCGTTCATGGTCGGTGAAATCAAGAACCCAAAGAAGACGGTTCCGCAGTCGATGATCATCGCAATGAGCGTCGTGCTCGTGCTCTACATCCTCATGATCGTCACCACGCTGGGCCTCGTGACCGCGGGCTTCCTCCAGCAGAATCCGGGCATGGCGTACATCCCGATGTATGCAGCCGTGTTCACCACGCTCTCCAACCTGCCGTGGCTTGGCTATGTCATCACGATCGCCGCGGTGCTCGCGCTGATCACGACGATCCTCGTCGTTATGGCGCTGGCGGGCCGTGCGCTGCAGGCTTCCGGCGATGCCGGCATCCTGCCCAAGGCGCTTGGCAAAATCAATGACAAGACCAAGGTTCCGGTGAATGCGCAGCTGGTCGTCATCCTCGTGACCGGCATCATCGCGGC contains the following coding sequences:
- a CDS encoding APC family permease; amino-acid sequence: MSNEKGKLGLLDSTTILIGGMIGSAIFSLSGLTIMNAGPAAIISWIVAGIILIAYGLQTAELSTMYPQSGGIFVFPARALGKTEKASKIWGWVSAWAYLFGCIAGAAFSAMYVGIYLSVSFPALGSVGTIIAIGTVILCGILNVVEISAMGKINTVLTVGLAISMLVFIVTGLSSGKWDGSALMPFFTQGLEGTFGFMGAIPIAMVAFGAIVAVSFMVGEIKNPKKTVPQSMIIAMSVVLVLYILMIVTTLGLVTAGFLQQNPGMAYIPMYAAVFTTLSNLPWLGYVITIAAVLALITTILVVMALAGRALQASGDAGILPKALGKINDKTKVPVNAQLVVILVTGIIAAFPSATNFIVNFGSLCNAIVVAIICITVIAARKKNPEITDKFTAPGGNALPIITLIVLIAA